Genomic DNA from Carnobacterium divergens DSM 20623:
TATCATTTTTGCATCGCCTTCAACTGAGCACATAATCAATCCATTAATAACACTCTGCTTCAACATTTCCAGCATCTTCATTTCTGCATCTGAATCATCATAGGTTTGCATAATCAAAACATTATAGCCATGCTCCTTTGCTTGCTTTTCTATGGCATCCACCAAATAAGAAAAAAATGGGTTGGTGATTCTGGATACTAAAATACCAATCATTGTTCCTTTTTTTGAACGTAGCTGAGTAGCGATTGAGCTAGGGGTATAATTTAGCTCCTCCATTGCTGCTTTAATTCGCTTTTTCTTGTCGTCAGAGATATAAGGATGTTGGTTTAAATACCTTGAAACGGTGGAAACTGAAAGATCAGCCCTTTTTGCTACATCTTTAATCGTCGCCATTTTCAATAACTCCTTTATGGTATCGATTTCATAATCAGTTTAAATGATTGCCCTTACATTGTCAAGACAATTTAAAACTCTATAAGAAAAAAAGAACACTTAAAAAAACTGTTACGTGTCCTTCTACCCTATTTTTTAAATTGCGATTTCTGATTTTTCTTTTACTAGCGTAAAGGAAGTAGTTTCAGCACCAAAATAAGTTTGAATTTCTTTTTGTAATTCATTCATTGCTTGATTAGCACGTTTTGATTGCTTTTCATTGATTGATTCTATCACTAAAATTGCATCTTTAGTTTCTTCTGTCAATAGGGTACGTTGTGCTTCACGCCAATTCAAGCAGCGACAAATTGCGCCTTCATTGTCATAATAAATAAATTCTCCTGCTAACGCTGGCGCATCTTTATCTGCTCCTAAAGGACGAAAAGCTTCTCCGCCAGTTGCTATTCCAAGACGCAACGCCCCATTAATTGAAGCACTATCTTCACCGCCGCAAGGAATTCCATATTTTAAAGATATGCTGTTGTAACAATCTACTAGAGGATTAATCGGGGTAAAGCTTTTTTCTTGGCTCACTCGTTTTAGCAATGCTTCTATTGAGGAACGTGCTCCTTTTTTAGTTTTAAACTTTGAAAAAGCCTCTCTCCATTCAGCAATTACTTCATTTTGGCTAAAAATTTCATCTTTCAAAAACCCTTTTGCTTCTTGCATTGCGTTCGTTAATAAATCAGCAAAATAGGCTTCATTCACTTCCGTTTTGTGATTATCAATGCCTTTAACAATCAGTATATTGAGTTGTCCTTCTGGAAAAACTTCCCAGAAAGCAGGTTCTACAATCATTTTGTTCATTATTACGCCTCCATTGTCGTTACTTTTTTTGTCATAATAATATCTAGTTGTTTTTCGCTTCCCATATAAAATGAATGTTCGCTTGTTTCTACAAATCCTAAGTGTTTATAAAAGTCCCGCGCATGGCTATTGTGTTCCCATACTCCAAGCCAAATTAGCTTTTTCTTTTTTTGATTTGCTAATTCTTCTGCTTTAGCAATCATTTTTCGTCCATACCCTTGACCTTTAGCTGTTTTCTTAATATAAATTCGTTCAACTTCTAAAGCTTCCTCTGCGATATTTTCTGACTGAGCAGTGTTTACATTAACCTTCAAATATCCAACAATTTCTTGCTTGTCCTTCAAAAAAAGAAAGGTTGAATCTGGATTGTTTAA
This window encodes:
- a CDS encoding B3/B4 domain-containing protein, whose amino-acid sequence is MNKMIVEPAFWEVFPEGQLNILIVKGIDNHKTEVNEAYFADLLTNAMQEAKGFLKDEIFSQNEVIAEWREAFSKFKTKKGARSSIEALLKRVSQEKSFTPINPLVDCYNSISLKYGIPCGGEDSASINGALRLGIATGGEAFRPLGADKDAPALAGEFIYYDNEGAICRCLNWREAQRTLLTEETKDAILVIESINEKQSKRANQAMNELQKEIQTYFGAETTSFTLVKEKSEIAI
- a CDS encoding GNAT family N-acetyltransferase; this translates as MTLEFCICRESDLQALQKMSIETFSDTFKDQNTTENLITYLEQAYHTEQLRNELNNPDSTFLFLKDKQEIVGYLKVNVNTAQSENIAEEALEVERIYIKKTAKGQGYGRKMIAKAEELANQKKKKLIWLGVWEHNSHARDFYKHLGFVETSEHSFYMGSEKQLDIIMTKKVTTMEA